DNA from Acipenser ruthenus chromosome 23, fAciRut3.2 maternal haplotype, whole genome shotgun sequence:
TTGAATAATTAAATAAGACCCTCCCATGAGATTACAGATAGTACTGTGTGAAAGATGTGTAGCGCTGATACACAAAAGACCCTCCCCCCCTTCACTTTCATGGATTTCAGCAGCCCCCGATTTCAGCGTTGGTATTTGGATCGACAGTCTCTGTTGAATAAACACCGCTGTCTTATTTTTGAGGTAATTGATTGTAGGACCAGAGATAACATGAAAGTTCGTTGAACAGAAggtgagcagagcagagcagtgtGTAGATCTATGATTGAGAACACAGATTGATGTCCTCCACAACATTCAAAGAGGAAAATGCAATTTAGACGACAAATTAGCTGACACTTCAGTTTGGGACATCATTTTATTAGTAAGTCTGTCACTGGAGAGCAATTATGTATTTTTCTTAATGACCTATATGGAATGGAATTACATTCGTTATCCTCTGTGTATTTTGATCACTTTAAACCTATTTGCATATTCTGCTTCATTGACTGATATATGATcataatttgttttttgtatgtcaGTGCTTTCAACTGTCCTGCAGCACATTATTGTCAGTGTGGTGTCTGGTAATGCTCAGCTAATTCGTTATGatcatatttgtttttcaattaggTATCTATCATTTAAATAGCAATGCTTAATTTCAAGACTAAACGTGTTTGTCTTGTTAACAGATTTATGTGATGATAAAAGCTATACCAGCACATCGCCattttaaactaatttaaaaaagaaatgccaCCACCAAAATGAAGTCTGTCATCTGGTATTTATATTCTAGAATTTAAACAAGCCCTTTGTCTAGCCAATTAAAAAGGAAGACTTGCACATGACTTGCACATGGGattacagtagccatgtatctcttGGTGCTAATCCAGGCAATGCAGCAGTGAAATACAAGTTATATTCCATGGGCAGGGGGGATCATAACTAACCCCATCCCTCCCCCACAATGCAACACACTCGTCAAGCAGGGGTGGTGGTTCAAGGTGCAACTGGTAAATCAAAATTACTGAACAAGCTGATACGATATTCTTTCCTAAATGTTGCTAACATTGTTCGAATTAAtcaaaggttttattttaaatatgattgCAGGAGTGGCAACGGGAGGGTGTGGACAGATTGGAGTGAAGAaataaaaaggatttaaaaaataataatctacatCAGAAACACCAGGAATAATAACACATGGATTTGTCAGAGTGGTGAACACATGGCAATCTAATGAATGCTCCACAAATACATGCTCGACGAGGTCATATGTATGTATCTGTGAAACGTGTTCAGGTCAGTAAGATGTGCATTGACAGAGCTTTGTTGGTAGCTCAAACGACCCTGTTTGTACAGTACTTGCTGCAGCCAGTGCCCTTTTACAAGAACGAAAATGCAAAAGCACCACTGGCTGTGCACTCTGCAGAAGTGTCCAACACTCTCCACCACAGGACCCTGCCAAGTTCCATATATCACATTCTACTTACAACACTGGCAGCCCAGCACATGAATCAAAGTTACTATCAATTACTTTAGTGAGGTTTCTGGAACACTGGGAGTGGGGACAACGTTTAGTTTAATTCTGAGACGGAATTATGCAGCGGATTTTTTTTTTGGGCAATCACACCAGCCTTGAGGGTAATGAAATGAGTCATTTTTGGCCTCCAGGGAAGAAAAGACAGAGATGCAAGGGTTTCGCTGTCAATCAACGTGGCTGTGCGCTAAACAGGATCACCTTGAACGCGGGGTCCCTGTACCGCTACGAGCAGGTGAAATCACACACGAGAAGTACAGTTTAATTATTCACGTCAGAACTACTGAGGCATACCTAACAAgagttctgtctgtttaaacagTAATTGGGAGCAGGCAGATGGAACAATCAATAGCCAAATGAATCCTATAGATCTGAGTCCTTCTCATTAGTGAGGGCAGGCATGCtcctttacagaaaaaaaaagatgcacgTCATTTTTTTGACAGCTACATTGATTCCAATAGATAATTCTTACAGGTTAGGCACACGGACTGATCCCCAGGCTCAACTGGAAGAAGTCTTTCTTTCCAagttataattaataaaaccgGCCAGCTCCACGACACACAGCTGTCAGTAAATCAAAACGTTCTTCCCATCAATTAATTTTTTTACGAAAGCACTGGCTCCATTTAATGCCAAGGTGAAGGTTGTATTTAATGCTTGGTCATGTTTCATCAACAATTATCATTTGTTATTTTGGAGATCACCTTTTCTTAGCACCCACTCACACCAGGCCTGACTATAGGCTATAAAAGGCATCACCAGCGTCACTAATCTTTTATCACCATAAACACTCATCAAACACTACAATTGCATGGATGATTAAAACATGTGTTGTGCATCCCCTGCACAGCCTTTCCTGTTGAATCTCTATCTGCCTGATGAATAGATGCGCCCGCTCATTCTTCAGAGCAGCTGACATTGCAAGACAAACACATGGACTGCTCTACCCACATAAACACTTTAGGATTATTCTGATAGTTAATAGCCTGTGTGTGTAACCATGCTAGTAATTTCAATGGCAGGATCAGCTGTCATATCAACCCAGACCCCTGGAGGCAGTTAGGATTCCTGGCTCTGGATGGCTGAGCTGTTTGATCACAGCTAGGGCAATATAGTGAGTCGGTACCTTTTAATGTGCAGGAGAGAGATTGAGGATAAAGAAGAAAGCTTCAGGATGAGGTGTCTGATTGAAGACCCAGTGAGAACAGAAAGGACAGGGATCCAGTTAAGAACCCCGACATGTCGATTGCTACAGATTTACCTTTCAGTAAATGCCATCACACCTGGAGCTCTGAGGATGCTAGTGGAGAAAGAATTAGTGGCAGCCTTATAAAATGTCACTGTGTAGATTCAAAGCAGATTTTAAAAAGCTGTGCAGGAAAGACTGTAACAATTGCttatttaaaccatcaaaaacaacaaaaaatgcaatgtttgtaagctatatatatatatatatatatatatatatatatagcttaaaTGTGGAGTTGAGAGGCAtatagtgggaaactatggcccATGAGAGAACaactatagttaccaacaggggactataatgccTGAAGCCACAGAAACAAACTCCCTATCCCCAGtattttcctatatatatatatatatatttaatcagGAAAGCGGCCGAGTCAGCGGACGGTACCAGTGTCACACTGCTGAGTCGACGCATTTCTCGACCCAGCCAGGTAATTGATGGCGTGCGTTCAGAAGAGGCTGGTTTTAACTCTTCTGATGACAACTCTTGTTTGAAAACGACCCTTCTAGAGGGAAACTGTTTTCGAAAAAACGAAAATCCTTCTCATTATTCATTTAGTCATTTGCTCAATTTAAGTAAAAACAGGTAGTAACAGCAATAACAGACCATTAGGTAATATTTCAGAGTGAAACAGCGCCATCTTGTGGTATACAATATATCAAACAATGACATTGAGCTTTGAATTAAACCAGGGATAGGCAACTCGTGCCATTCCAGACTTGGTCTTAAATCCAATCGGGTACAGCattattatacataaaaaaacgtTGGTAAGCTGCTTCTTTGAcgtgcctaataataataataataataataataataataataataataataataataataataataataataataataataataataataatacacaacgtACTTGTTCAACAGACTCCAGCCCTATCTTGTTCCAgaacagtttaaaataattttgtcaCCGAATCTGTTCTTAACCTTAACCTTAGTTACACACAGctgttttatatttacagtataaaccATCCTTCGTTTTCTGTCGGCTAATAATATTCTTATTCACGAGAATATGTTCCATGCGTAGAGGGTTTTTACTTTCATTCGTAATTATTTGTCACATATTTACGtctgtaaaacattttataaacgtGCGGATAGTTACTTGTATTTGTTCACGCTATGACTGAATACCTACAGTATTTGTACCCCAGATGTTAATTGATACTGAAATGGTGTCTTCTAATGCGTTTCAGTTCGATTACTTCTTGTAACTTCATCCGTATATCTGAGCGATTGTTCTCACTGTGAAGAGTGTGAGGGAAAAAAAGATGCGATAATGTCAGTCTTTCAGAGATATATTATAATAACATAGGGGGGATCAAACAGAATTGCATCATGAGAAAAAAAGAGATAAGATTGTATAAATATAATGCAACATGTTAAACAAACATAGTTTTATGCTGTCATGtttttccaataataataataactcccaTTTAATTGTTAGTTTTGGGGATTCAAAAAAATACTGGTGTTGACAAGAGGATAATTAGCAACCTCATTAAAcatctaagaaaaaaaaaccctgctgtgCAGTGTAGGTGTAAATAAGAAGAATTCGCTAAAAGGGCAGTCTCATCAAAAATGACTAAAAACGAGTTACATTTCTGTTTCGGGTGCCTATGATTTATTTATCACGCGCCcgcttttaatgttttaattggcCCCGCGAGGCAGCTGTGAtagttattaatattatatttgctAATGAAAGGCGACCAACCCTGCTGGATCAAATATCTGTCAATCAAATCCCTTTATAAATCCGACCTTAACCTGGGCTTGCAGAACAGATCAACTCCCTATTCCGATATGCCCAGGATTGCGAACAGACTGGAGTTGAACTGTTAAGACCATTTTTAGTTTCTCGTCTTTGGAAACCCGTGCAGTCTCATCATGGAGAAGTTAGCCATCAGAGTATCTAACTTCAGCACCACGAACAGCTCCACTGACAAACAGCGCTACTTTGCCGGTGGGCATCAGCATCTCGATTCGAAGGAGTGGAAAGTTCTGTTACCTGCGGTACTGTCAGTTATCTGTGTTCTGGGTTCCGCTGGCAATCTCACAGTTATCGGTGTTTTGATCAGCAGCGCCCGAAAAGGCAAGCCTTCCCTGATCAATTCCTTAATATTAAATCTAAGCATAGCTGATGTTCTGATTCTGGCGTTTGCAGTTCCGTTCAAGGCTGCCGCTTACGCGAAGGCGAGTTGGACTCTTGGGTGGTTTGTCTGTAAGACCAGTGACTGGTTCATCCAGTCTTGCATGGCAGCTAAAAGTTTCACCATTACAATCCTGGCTAAAGCTTGTTTCATGTATGTGAGTAACCCAACCAAACAaatcaatataaaaaacaaaacgatCCTAGCGGTCATGTTGACTTCGTGGATCCTGGCTTGCATTTTACCACTCCCTGCCTGGCTTTTTGCAACGCTAAAGCACGAAGGAAGTGGGCTTGTTTGTGTCCAAGCAATTCCTTTATCAGCACAAGACTTCATGTCGGTTTACGTTAAGCTCTACCCTTTTGTTATCTTCTGGGCTCCCTTAAGCTTTGCATTTATTTACGTCTGGCGTTCTTATGGAAGGTGCCAGAGGAGAGggacaaaaacacaaaacttgAGAACTCAGATACGATCCAGAAAGCTGACTGTAATGCTGTTGAGTACTACGGCGACCTTTACTTTAATGTGGCTGCCCGAATGGGTCTCTTGGGTTTGGGTGAACCACATCATGGAGAATGGACCTGCCCCACCGCTGTTTTTTGTAATTTCTGCCCAGGTAATCATGTTTGCCATCTCCTTGCTGAACCCACTCATCATCTTGTCCATGTCTGAAGAGTTTAGAGAAGGATATAAAGGCTTGGGAACAAGGCTGATCTTGAAGAAACAAAAGCCCGATTCGGAACCACAGGAAACTCAAGTCGAAAACAGTTCAGCAGAGGCACCCCCCAACTCGGACCATTCCCAGGATGAACAGACCAAATTTAACCAAAATCAACAACAAGAAGAACCGTCCTCCAGCAAGGAAAATCCAGACAGTCCAATAAACAAGGACATTATCCTGCCTGATGTAGAGCAGTTTTGGCATGAGCGAGAAGCTGAATCCACAACTCAAGAGAACGACCCTATTCCATGGGAAAACCAAGACCCCAAAATACAACAGCCAAAGTAGCAATTCACCATTGAATCCTGACctaaacatatttatattttgtaaacgATTAAATGTTGAGTAACGTTTACATTCTATTGCTAGTTTTTGGATTGTACCATAACTGTTTTCTGTATTTTCCATGGTCCAtaactgtatgtatgtgtgtatataaagaCGTGCAGTTCGTAAATGGTTGTACGTGATAAATTATATCTGTCTtctcttttattgtatttttcattaTATACTTGTATTAGTCTTTCTAACAGCTTGGGTTTTTACAACCAGATGGAGAAGTTGGAGATTGAAGTAGTTCTGGCttctctaaaataaataaaatgtatgacaATTTATTTATAGTAACAATAAAGCAAACCCTAATTAACAGATAAAAGCCTTGTACATGTGTAGCTGCTAAAGCTAAATCCTGTCTGGGGTTTTCAAGTACATAAATCAATAATTCTGTTTTGTAACATAAAGCTGAACACTATCACATTGTACCCAGCCTGATGTCCCTCTGTAAATTCatgcaatataatataataatctgCTTCATATGTTGGTAAATGTAGTGTAAATTAAAAGGAGTGAAATGTTTGGCATCGGTTTATTTTTACCagttacagtatcaatgtaatgTTTTGCTTTATATACATTACTTAAAACAGCAAGCCATTGTATGTTAAAATCACAATTGTCatgtatgtaataaaataaattacgaTTAAAATTGGTGTTAGCTCAATTAATTGTAAACGTAAACTCAGTGCAGTGGCTCCCAAAGGTGCATCAGCCAATCATCGGTGAAAGTACCATGTTCGACAGAAATGTATGGATAAACAGAACCTTCAAACACTTGTGCTGAGAACTTTCCATCCAGTTTCTTCTCAATTTTGTTAAGTGGCCTTATAGCTAAAATGTGTAACACATTTATGAATCCCATTGcatgtgggggggagggggggaatgtTTTTCAATGTGTTAAAATACTGATCTCCACCACATACTCTGCAGTTTCATGCTGGGGTTTGTTAGACAGCACAAGTATGCAGGTGCACTGGTTGACATTAAAAGCAGTGTGCTAATTGGCACCATGGCTAAAGCCTGAAGTCCTGTTGCTAACAGTTAAAAACCACACAGCATTTATCAGCTGCGACTCTACTGCTGTGAATGCTATTCTCAAGATTATCATTTCTCACTGAAGTAAACCATCAATCTCTTTCCTTTAAAAGCAAAGGCTTGTGTTAAAAATATACAATCTTGCCacacgagagaaaaaaaaaaaaagaggggttGCCTTTATTCCAGTAAACTCAGCATGTACAGAAACATAGCAACATATCCAAATTAAATTGAACTGTAGAAACATCTAAACATTCATCGAACTGTAGCCTGTATTCTACAATGATGCCCTTTTAAAAATGCTGGTCACTTGCACAGCCATCCCAGTCACATGAATAACCACCAAATATTTATTCATTATCTAAAAATGTTACAAACAGATTGCAGAACCTTCATTTTAACCACAGATGTAACAGTGTTTGCACTTACTAGATCCCTTTTTAAAATAACCTTAAAAGCTCCATTTAATCCAGAAAGGCGCTCTCTATTGACCACTTTTCTTAAATACAGGGATATTGCATGTTATAACACAACATACAGGTAATACTGTGCATTTAGACGTCTGCTAGATGGCTCATGCATTGGTTTCCGGGTAGATGTACTGTAGTAAGCCTTTGCGAAGGCGATGGATTATTTCGTAGACCGCCGCGTGGGCTCTGAAGCAGTGGGAGGAGGTGGGGGACCTCTGCGATCCAGGTCCTCAATGTAAGCCATGATGAGTTTCCGTCTCTCTTCAGGGACACAGTCTAGTACCAGGTAACGCTTGTCGTTCTGAAGAATCTTTTCTACATCTTTCAGGTGCTGGTCAGACTCGTGTATCAATTTTCGGGATCTGTgagcacatacaaaaaaaaaaatgctgataaaCAAGTTTCTTTATAACAACATTAAATAGTACAAAGTGGTGCATTTGCATTatgtactttattttattcagatgTCTAAATTATTTAACCCTGTAAATACTATTACACATTTTAGCAAACAGAATTcagcaagacaaaaaaaaaaaaaaaaaaaaatacaaacctgtATGTAATAAACTTTGTTTCTTTGAGCAAAGTTCTGAAGTCTGCTTTTGCAGTTATGTATTTATCTCGGATGTACTCTTCAAACTCCCTCTGCTTTTtctaataaaaacagcaaaaacaaacaaatattcaaaGCTTAAATCATACTGATTACTGCTTACAGTGTATATACATTTCCAACACGTTGGTGTATTCTGCAGACACTTACCCGGTCACTGGATGAAAACTTGATACAACGAGGATCTTCCTTAATAATCTTTTTAACTTCTTTCCACGTCGTGGTTAGAGTaatctaaaaattaaaaaatatatattaaaatgatacatGACGAATCAACCTTTCACCTTTTTCCAGCAAACTGCATACATTTTCTTGACATCAAAACTGTTCACTTGCCAGCAAGTCCTTTTACATAAAGCATGTTCAATTATATATCAAACATAACAGCCTCTGGTGTCTCAGATCAGCATTGCATTGGAAGTTAAGGGAACGGCATGCTTACAGAAGACGTCTCATCTAGGAGCTGCCTAAAATGCTCTTTCTTCTTCTTGGTAAGTGCCTCGATGTGGTCATTAAAAAGTTTCTCCTTCTCTTCTCGCTCCAAGAGAGACGCAGATTCCCAGCGATGATCTTTGCGGAGTGTCCTTCTCGTATCTGACCACGAAACATCCGAGGAACGGACCTGCAGAAAAATTAATTCAGGAGTTATAATCGTGGGAAAAGACTTCTCCTAATACCCGCCATCATGTTAACTGCAGATATTTAAGAAAGCGCTTGAAAATTCACcctttactgaaaaaaaagagaaaaagtgcCTGAAGTATGCGAATGAACAGTTTTTTGCACCAACTAGGCAAAACAAATACTTATTGACAAGGTTAAAATCTTAACACTCGGGGGACAAGAGTCACAGCAAAGCTGTTATTGACCATTTCCACTCCCGCAGCCAGATaatgatagaaatactttaaAGCAAAACAATATTGAGCTACAGAATCTCCGTCATAGAGCTAATGGACCAATTTACAACCAGGCTgccaaatgtatatatatacacattgcacttaataaaaacatattctactatctataattactgtattcaaaTACTGCCATCCCAATAATACCGGACCGTTTGACAGGTTCCTGTTGCATGTTAAAAATAACTGCATTCACCATGTCAGATAGGAGAGCTTTAAAATGCTGCATCGCCTCCTCCCGCTTGTGCTGCTCCCTTTCCCTGTCGATTTCCTTGGTTTGCTCAGAGCGTGCTTTCTGCACTTCTCTCTCACGCTCGCGGAGGCTCGCCTCTATACGGGCCTGCCTTTCAAGCTCTTTCTCCTTGTCCGAATCAAAATTCTAGAGGaaagaaagggggaaaaaaagcagtTTCAATTAGggatatggtaaaaaaaaaatctttcagtaATCATAAGAAATTTTAAAAGCACAGTACATAGCCTAGCTTGTAGAATTAAAAATCTTTAAAATCATGTCAATTTACAAAGTAAATCCTAACCATCTTTCTCAGACTGATTCTACTTGTAGTCTGTGTTAAAgtttctaattaaaaaatatcgTAGTTGATTTTTAGTGGAGAGACTAGCCACTTTAAGACTTCCGATGCAAATACAAACCTTTGCCTGTTTGTCTATATACTGTTTGAACAGTTCCTCCCTTGTTGAGGAGCCCTCCACAGCTTTGTATCGATGGTCACTTTCTATTTTATCTTTCACTTTGCTCCAGCGGGACTGACCATCAATATGGTGGTCAGACAGCAACTCGTAGAAGTCATGTTTTACCTAGAGGTTGATACAggacaaggaaaaaaaaacaaaacacaaaggacCTGTTAGTAACAAATAACACACTGCAAGAGGTTTGCTGGAAAAGCAAAAGGCACTAAAACTTGCCTTGCTGTAGAAGTGCTTTAAAAAGGGTATTTATAATCTACTTCAACTAACAGGATCTACTCTTATTATATTGTGCAATTTAGACGGGCTGTACCAAGGATTGCCAGCAAAGTAAAAGCTTGCTTGTGTGGCTCAGCACCACCCCCTGACATTCTGAAAGAATGAACCACTTTCCCTAAATCATCTTTCACAAAGCCTTTCAATAATGACAAATGACTTAGAGCTTCACATCGcatttgtacctttttttttttttttttttttttttttaaatgcaacgtCTGAGACAGCGATTGCCAGTTAACCAACTATGTTATCATAATTTTCAAGATACataaatttaaatattttttgggcACAACTCAAATCACTTCacaaggaataaaaaataaaaaaataaagttataccGGACCTGTGGGAAGCTAAAGTcaccacacagagagagagataccaATTCTGTTCCTCATTAGGGAATCCCATAACACTTTGCGTGTCAGTGATTGACAGCTGATAGTTTGAACAGATTGACAGGCAGCACAGCACAATGCTGTAAAGTCTATCCACTTGTTATAAAACAGAATACATGAAATGGTTACAAAATGGTAAAACATAACATTAGatggacaaaaataaaacatacaagccACATTCTTTACAAATAGAATTAATGCCACAAACAAAATCTTTTCTAAAAATGATATAGTACACACAATGACTTTGTAAGAGATGAAAGTTAGGATTTCCAACAAAGGTGTTGGTGGAGGTACAAAGTACTTAAGGAAAGGAAGGAAACAGTTTAGCAATAACACATTTACATACAACTAAAGTCTCTAATGAGTGGAACACATTCATTCCTCGATTCAGgtaatatttaaatgtaaacaattaataactttgtctgcattgtatttataaaataatgcaTCCTCGGTAAACATAATACTTCAAGAATGTGATAAAGCTTTAGCACTTCGACAATGCATTTAC
Protein-coding regions in this window:
- the LOC117413337 gene encoding G-protein coupled receptor 151-like yields the protein MEKLAIRVSNFSTTNSSTDKQRYFAGGHQHLDSKEWKVLLPAVLSVICVLGSAGNLTVIGVLISSARKGKPSLINSLILNLSIADVLILAFAVPFKAAAYAKASWTLGWFVCKTSDWFIQSCMAAKSFTITILAKACFMYVSNPTKQINIKNKTILAVMLTSWILACILPLPAWLFATLKHEGSGLVCVQAIPLSAQDFMSVYVKLYPFVIFWAPLSFAFIYVWRSYGRCQRRGTKTQNLRTQIRSRKLTVMLLSTTATFTLMWLPEWVSWVWVNHIMENGPAPPLFFVISAQVIMFAISLLNPLIILSMSEEFREGYKGLGTRLILKKQKPDSEPQETQVENSSAEAPPNSDHSQDEQTKFNQNQQQEEPSSSKENPDSPINKDIILPDVEQFWHEREAESTTQENDPIPWENQDPKIQQPK